A genomic stretch from Methanofollis sp. includes:
- a CDS encoding PEGA domain-containing protein: protein MDRTQILILGIALLVCTVPAVASAAAETIGGDQGYYAVHCNVDGAQVFFDNDLKGEITSGRLLVPVYVTGTPYKTISIEADGYETYTTSIVEYPAKGETVDINANLQQAPIGGDTGAYLVKSNVEGAKVFFDSDLKGEIANGELVVRVYVTGTPYKSISVEADGYETYTAPVTEYPAKSETVTITATLQQAPIGGDMGAFLVKSNVEGAKVAFDGEAKGEIKNGELLVRVYVTGTPYKTVTVSAEGYAPQSVGISQYPAKGETVEIDTTLTPVTPTQSPLSPFAVLGSLCICGAFLLLRREN, encoded by the coding sequence ATGGACAGAACGCAGATCCTGATTCTGGGCATCGCCCTCCTCGTCTGCACCGTCCCTGCCGTCGCCAGTGCCGCGGCAGAGACGATCGGCGGCGACCAGGGCTATTATGCCGTCCACTGCAACGTCGACGGCGCACAGGTCTTCTTCGACAACGACCTCAAGGGCGAGATCACAAGCGGCCGCCTCCTGGTGCCGGTCTATGTGACGGGCACCCCGTACAAGACCATCAGCATCGAGGCAGACGGCTATGAGACCTACACCACTTCGATCGTCGAGTACCCGGCCAAGGGCGAGACCGTCGACATCAACGCCAACCTCCAGCAGGCACCGATCGGCGGCGACACGGGCGCGTACCTCGTGAAGTCCAATGTCGAGGGGGCAAAGGTCTTCTTCGACAGCGACCTCAAGGGCGAGATCGCAAACGGCGAACTCGTCGTCCGCGTCTATGTGACAGGCACGCCATACAAGAGCATCAGCGTCGAGGCCGACGGGTATGAGACATACACCGCACCGGTCACCGAGTACCCGGCCAAGAGCGAGACCGTCACTATCACGGCGACCCTCCAGCAGGCGCCGATCGGCGGCGACATGGGCGCATTCCTCGTGAAGTCCAATGTCGAAGGGGCAAAGGTCGCCTTTGACGGCGAGGCCAAGGGTGAGATCAAAAACGGCGAACTCCTTGTCAGGGTCTACGTGACAGGCACGCCGTACAAGACTGTCACCGTCAGCGCCGAGGGTTACGCACCCCAGTCCGTCGGGATCAGCCAGTACCCGGCAAAAGGGGAGACTGTCGAGATCGACACCACCCTCACGCCGGTGACCCCCACGCAGTCCCCGCTCTCACCCTTCGCGGTGCTCGGGTCCCTCTGCATCTGCGGGGCTTTCCTCCTGCTGCGGCGGGAAAATTAA
- the rlmH gene encoding 23S rRNA (pseudouridine(1915)-N(3))-methyltransferase RlmH: MQVSVVAVGKAKERYIEEGIAEYEKRLRPYANCEIIEVKDERVPKNASPAEEAKVKEEEGERILAAVRGGALLVALDGAGEMWSSEDLAARLRTWEISGTREVCFVIGGPLGLSQAVLNRADLRLSLSRMTFLHTMVRVILLEQIYRAFRIVRGEPYHK, translated from the coding sequence ATGCAGGTGAGTGTCGTTGCCGTTGGAAAGGCAAAAGAGCGGTACATCGAAGAGGGGATTGCAGAATATGAGAAACGCCTCCGCCCGTATGCGAACTGCGAGATCATCGAGGTGAAGGACGAGCGGGTGCCGAAGAACGCCTCGCCGGCAGAGGAGGCGAAGGTGAAGGAAGAGGAAGGAGAGCGGATCCTGGCGGCTGTCCGCGGGGGCGCCCTTCTCGTCGCCCTCGACGGTGCCGGTGAGATGTGGTCGAGCGAGGACCTTGCTGCTCGCCTGCGTACCTGGGAGATCTCCGGAACGCGGGAGGTGTGTTTTGTGATCGGCGGGCCTCTCGGTCTTTCGCAGGCGGTGCTGAACCGTGCCGATCTCCGCCTCTCCCTCTCGCGGATGACCTTCCTCCACACCATGGTCAGGGTGATCCTCCTCGAACAGATCTACCGGGCCTTCAGGATCGTGCGAGGCGAACCGTACCACAAGTGA
- a CDS encoding DUF5654 family protein: protein MGFYGEVLDKVSDLITAAFGLVAALAWNGAIQALFVQVFGTTENLAAQFTYAIVVTILAVLATIWIARMAARAETEKKE from the coding sequence ATGGGTTTTTACGGAGAAGTGCTCGACAAGGTCTCCGACCTGATTACGGCCGCATTCGGACTGGTCGCCGCGCTGGCGTGGAACGGCGCGATCCAGGCCCTCTTCGTCCAGGTCTTCGGGACGACGGAGAACCTCGCCGCACAGTTCACCTATGCGATCGTCGTCACGATCCTGGCCGTGCTTGCCACGATCTGGATCGCGCGGATGGCCGCACGGGCGGAAACAGAGAAAAAAGAGTGA
- a CDS encoding small multi-drug export protein: MTGILSLRDVTFHANPLADRAIKLALPFGLGALLLLVLYLTRSYQEFLTLAGLLFVYLVPPAGKETVIPVGIGLGEPWWLIAACTVTVDLCCSLFVALNLDLTLKIPVLGPFLGKFMAGGRAFLDARPWLERLSTAGLIVFVIVPFQGSGGMNATILGRIMGFTALRAVGCVLLGSFVSSYAIALGADAVIGLFREDPALGLGALGLIALLIAALWILWKRYASSL; encoded by the coding sequence ATGACCGGGATCCTTTCCCTCAGGGATGTCACCTTTCATGCGAATCCGTTGGCCGACAGGGCGATCAAACTCGCCCTTCCCTTCGGGCTCGGCGCCCTCCTCCTCCTTGTGCTCTACCTCACGAGGTCCTATCAGGAGTTCCTGACCCTTGCCGGGCTGCTCTTCGTGTACCTTGTGCCGCCGGCCGGGAAGGAGACGGTGATCCCGGTCGGGATCGGCCTTGGCGAACCCTGGTGGCTCATTGCCGCCTGCACGGTGACGGTCGACCTCTGCTGTTCCCTCTTCGTCGCCCTCAACCTCGACCTCACCCTGAAGATACCGGTGCTCGGCCCTTTCCTCGGGAAGTTCATGGCCGGAGGCAGGGCATTTCTCGATGCCCGTCCCTGGCTTGAGCGCCTCTCGACCGCCGGGTTGATCGTCTTCGTGATCGTCCCCTTCCAGGGGTCCGGGGGGATGAACGCCACGATACTCGGGAGGATCATGGGCTTCACCGCACTGCGTGCGGTCGGGTGCGTCCTCCTCGGGAGTTTTGTCAGCAGTTATGCGATCGCCCTCGGGGCCGACGCCGTCATCGGTCTCTTCAGGGAGGACCCGGCCCTCGGCCTCGGCGCCCTCGGCCTGATCGCCCTGCTGATCGCGGCCCTCTGGATCCTCTGGAAGAGGTACGCCTCCTCTCTCTGA
- a CDS encoding glutamine synthetase family protein produces MKDSEILMNPNDLVRFLKKDPAEFTKEDIIHFCEENAIEMVNFRYAAEDGQLKTLNFIISSKEHLDTILSDGERVDGSNLFSFIEAGSSDLYAIPRYRTAFMNPFTEVPTLEILCSFYDNEGKPLESSPEYVLRKANEEFTRQTGAVFKTLGELEYYVISPREDLYPGRDQKGYHTAEPFAKFEDLRNEAMKLIARAGGKIKYGHSEVGCFCNEDTYYEQHEIEFLPVPVEQAVEQIILAKWILRMLGYRYGVDISYAPKITVGKAGSGMHFHMLVEKDGRNLMVEDGKLSSMARKMIAGILDAADAITAFGNCIPTSYLRLVPHQEAPTYICWGDRNRSVVVRVPLGWTCGSDMTRDANPCGYHCDAARPSKQTIEYRVADGSCDPYLTVASLILASLRGITMPDALKQAEDLYVIGNIFRPEFKDHLATFRQLPASCSESADVLAARRAIFEENGIFPAGMIDNRIQTLKAFNDKGLSEKLYGNTEAIRELVEKYIHVA; encoded by the coding sequence ATGAAAGACTCTGAGATCTTGATGAATCCCAACGATCTGGTTCGTTTTCTCAAGAAGGATCCGGCGGAGTTTACCAAGGAAGACATCATCCACTTCTGCGAGGAAAATGCGATCGAGATGGTGAACTTCCGGTACGCCGCGGAGGACGGCCAGCTCAAGACCCTCAACTTCATTATCTCCTCGAAGGAACACCTCGACACCATCCTCTCCGACGGCGAGCGTGTCGACGGCAGCAACCTCTTCTCGTTCATCGAGGCCGGAAGCAGCGACCTGTACGCGATCCCCCGCTACCGCACCGCGTTCATGAACCCCTTCACCGAGGTGCCCACGCTGGAGATCCTCTGCTCCTTCTACGACAACGAGGGCAAGCCCCTGGAGAGCTCCCCCGAGTACGTGCTCCGCAAGGCGAACGAGGAGTTCACCCGCCAGACCGGTGCCGTCTTCAAGACCCTCGGCGAACTCGAGTACTACGTGATCAGCCCGCGCGAGGACCTCTACCCCGGCCGCGACCAGAAGGGCTACCACACGGCCGAACCCTTCGCGAAGTTCGAAGACCTGCGGAATGAGGCGATGAAGTTGATCGCCCGCGCCGGCGGCAAGATCAAGTACGGCCACTCCGAGGTCGGCTGCTTCTGCAACGAGGACACCTACTACGAGCAGCATGAGATCGAGTTCCTCCCGGTGCCGGTGGAGCAGGCGGTCGAGCAGATCATCCTGGCGAAGTGGATCCTGCGCATGCTCGGCTACCGCTACGGCGTCGACATCAGCTATGCCCCGAAGATCACCGTCGGCAAGGCGGGCAGCGGCATGCACTTCCACATGCTCGTCGAGAAGGACGGCAGGAACCTGATGGTCGAGGACGGCAAGCTCAGCTCCATGGCCAGGAAGATGATCGCCGGCATCCTCGACGCCGCGGACGCGATCACGGCCTTCGGCAACTGCATCCCGACCTCGTACCTCCGCCTGGTTCCCCACCAGGAAGCCCCGACCTACATCTGCTGGGGCGACCGCAACCGCTCTGTCGTGGTCCGCGTGCCCCTGGGCTGGACCTGCGGTTCAGATATGACCCGTGACGCCAACCCCTGCGGCTACCACTGCGACGCGGCGAGGCCGTCCAAGCAGACGATCGAGTACCGTGTCGCGGACGGCTCCTGCGATCCCTATCTCACCGTCGCCTCCCTGATCCTCGCCTCCCTCCGCGGCATCACCATGCCCGACGCCCTCAAGCAGGCCGAGGACCTCTATGTCATCGGCAACATCTTCAGGCCCGAGTTCAAGGACCACCTCGCCACCTTCAGGCAGCTCCCGGCATCCTGCTCTGAGTCGGCCGACGTCCTCGCCGCCAGGCGTGCGATCTTCGAGGAGAACGGCATCTTCCCGGCAGGCATGATCGACAACAGGATCCAGACTCTGAAGGCCTTCAACGACAAGGGCCTCAGCGAGAAACTCTACGGCAACACGGAAGCGATCCGCGAGCTCGTCGAGAAGTACATCCACGTCGCATAA
- a CDS encoding small multi-drug export protein — MDLKGGTLFVENPALDRALRLGIPLLMYPLYVLALVLAFPDLAPVYLALVAAYIVPPVGGEALIPVAAALGYPWWLTAASFAWVDVAGCLLVALNADLLFALPYVGPALSRTAGVAGAFFEHHPALRRLSYPGLVLFTVLPFAGSGGVGGALAGRVLGMGRRAVVVCVSAGSIVGSALLAFGAGAAASLLREYCAAGTVVVALVLAGASVLVLCRVALLHMGGPPISRDR, encoded by the coding sequence ATGGACCTGAAAGGAGGTACGCTGTTTGTGGAGAACCCGGCACTCGACCGCGCCCTCAGGCTCGGCATTCCTCTCCTGATGTACCCCCTGTATGTCCTGGCCCTCGTCCTTGCCTTCCCCGACCTCGCCCCTGTCTATCTCGCCCTTGTTGCCGCCTATATCGTCCCGCCTGTAGGGGGCGAGGCCCTCATCCCGGTTGCGGCGGCCCTCGGTTACCCCTGGTGGCTCACCGCCGCCTCCTTTGCCTGGGTGGACGTCGCCGGCTGCCTCCTCGTCGCCCTGAACGCCGACCTCCTTTTTGCCCTCCCGTACGTCGGCCCTGCCCTCTCCCGCACTGCCGGTGTCGCCGGTGCCTTCTTTGAACACCACCCCGCGCTGCGCCGCCTCTCCTATCCGGGACTCGTCCTCTTTACCGTCCTCCCCTTTGCGGGCTCGGGCGGTGTCGGCGGGGCGCTTGCCGGCCGGGTGCTCGGGATGGGCAGGCGTGCGGTGGTCGTCTGCGTCTCGGCGGGCTCGATCGTCGGGTCGGCCCTTCTCGCCTTCGGTGCCGGTGCCGCCGCGTCTCTCCTCAGGGAGTATTGCGCCGCCGGTACGGTGGTCGTCGCGCTCGTCCTCGCCGGTGCTTCCGTCCTTGTCCTGTGTCGTGTGGCGCTCCTTCATATGGGTGGGCCGCCAATCTCTCGTGACAGATGA
- a CDS encoding Mov34/MPN/PAD-1 family protein encodes MKIRGISADLLDLLLRLGAENHPNEFAAILREEDGVIRELDLVPGTTSNEESASVFLDMLPLGTHNAGSAHSHPNGVLYPSDADLSFFPRTGRCNLIIGWPYGPDDWACFTADGQPYHLEVVE; translated from the coding sequence ATGAAGATCAGGGGTATCTCCGCCGACCTCCTCGACCTCCTCCTCAGGCTGGGGGCCGAGAACCATCCGAACGAGTTCGCCGCCATCCTCAGGGAAGAGGACGGCGTCATCAGGGAACTCGACCTCGTCCCGGGCACGACGAGCAACGAGGAGAGCGCGAGCGTCTTCCTGGACATGCTCCCCCTCGGCACCCACAACGCGGGGAGCGCCCACTCCCACCCGAACGGCGTCCTCTATCCCTCGGACGCCGACCTCTCCTTCTTCCCGAGGACAGGCCGGTGCAACCTGATCATCGGCTGGCCGTACGGCCCCGACGACTGGGCCTGCTTCACCGCGGACGGCCAGCCCTATCACCTCGAGGTGGTGGAATGA
- a CDS encoding dihydropteroate synthase-like protein: MRILLPTGEATAGVVRKAAEGFDADVVVTGEIAAFLTPEKLQGLVESGDYDVVLVSGMSTASFASVEEETGVPVYRGPRHAADLAMILPLLGKVALSRDIPADELFAAERRDAAYRRLSTLEDAAEPEIILRGTKIGGGSRMKVLAEIMDAHRHPALRAAVEDFFVRGADIVDLGFGFDASSSDVGRCFAALDGIEGPLAADTQDPALIRAALCRADLILSLHEGNIPLVGEEVAAAGVAAVVVPGAAGLAANLRAAQDAGISALLADPLLQPAGSGLVASLCEFSDAGVPLFFGAGNVTELIDADSVGVNALLAACAHEVGASVVFTSEHSDKTRGSVAEMRRATEMMAAMGEHPYPKDLGIDLLVLKEKRRRREPLPAGEALDVAPAPDAFTPDPAGNIRIAVDGGWILVEHRGTVYQGRTAAALAAALLEGGCVTRLDHAAYLGRELARAEVAVQFGRSYVQDGPF; this comes from the coding sequence ATGCGGATCCTCCTTCCCACAGGCGAGGCGACCGCCGGAGTCGTCCGGAAGGCCGCCGAAGGCTTTGACGCCGACGTCGTCGTCACCGGCGAGATCGCCGCGTTCCTGACCCCTGAAAAATTACAGGGCCTCGTAGAATCCGGAGACTATGATGTCGTCCTCGTCTCCGGGATGTCGACGGCCTCCTTTGCCTCCGTCGAGGAGGAGACTGGCGTGCCTGTCTATCGCGGTCCGCGCCACGCCGCGGACCTCGCCATGATTCTCCCCCTCCTCGGGAAGGTCGCCCTCTCCCGGGATATCCCTGCCGATGAACTCTTTGCCGCGGAGAGACGGGACGCGGCGTATCGCCGCCTTTCCACCCTCGAAGATGCCGCGGAGCCCGAGATCATCCTGCGGGGAACGAAGATCGGCGGCGGGTCGCGGATGAAGGTCCTCGCCGAGATCATGGACGCCCACCGCCATCCGGCGCTCCGTGCGGCCGTCGAGGACTTCTTTGTGAGGGGTGCCGACATCGTCGACCTCGGCTTCGGCTTCGACGCCTCGTCTTCCGACGTGGGACGGTGCTTTGCGGCCCTCGACGGGATCGAGGGGCCTCTTGCCGCGGACACACAGGACCCGGCCCTGATCAGGGCGGCGCTCTGCCGGGCCGACCTCATCCTCTCCCTCCACGAGGGGAACATCCCCCTCGTCGGGGAGGAGGTGGCCGCGGCCGGTGTTGCGGCGGTCGTCGTGCCCGGTGCGGCCGGCCTTGCGGCGAACCTCCGTGCGGCGCAGGACGCCGGTATCTCCGCACTCCTTGCCGACCCCCTCCTCCAGCCCGCGGGCTCGGGCCTTGTTGCGTCCCTGTGCGAATTTTCCGATGCCGGCGTCCCTCTCTTCTTCGGCGCCGGCAACGTCACGGAACTCATCGACGCAGACTCCGTCGGGGTGAACGCCCTCCTTGCGGCCTGCGCCCATGAGGTCGGGGCCTCTGTTGTCTTCACCTCAGAACACTCCGACAAGACGAGGGGATCGGTCGCGGAGATGCGCCGGGCGACAGAGATGATGGCGGCGATGGGCGAGCACCCGTACCCGAAGGACCTCGGCATCGACCTCCTCGTCCTCAAGGAGAAGAGGCGGCGGCGCGAGCCCCTCCCCGCGGGCGAGGCTCTCGACGTCGCCCCCGCCCCCGACGCCTTCACCCCAGACCCCGCGGGGAACATCAGGATCGCCGTCGACGGCGGCTGGATCCTGGTCGAACACAGGGGGACGGTCTACCAGGGCCGGACGGCCGCCGCCCTCGCCGCCGCCCTGCTGGAGGGCGGCTGCGTCACCCGCCTCGACCACGCCGCCTATCTCGGCCGGGAACTGGCGCGGGCCGAGGTCGCGGTGCAGTTCGGCAGGAGCTATGTGCAGGACGGCCCCTTCTGA
- a CDS encoding AAA family ATPase, with protein MKISGISLRNFKSFQAASAVFGPFSVIIGPNAAGKSNFVDAFTFLSDCAREGFANAVSLQGGGEYIRNLRAPPGETTGISVSLDAAADPARVRFFRDGGRVIEAAALRGSYEITLACAGGGCTVAEERITASCVYTVVDGDGRPSSPGEGEITLVRSVDGAVGCTVTPPGLAPEPECTPLMPARLAPDESILESPAIYPTFSPLVSRLGGFFRDIGHYDLDPRLAKRAAEIPGRAELERDGRNLALVLRAILADPEKKRRAWSFIRDLLPFIEEIRVDAVAERSLIATVKEEYTAGAAVPSFLLSDGTINLTALVIILYFEEKPVIIIEEPERNIHPHLIAKLVTMMQDVACQMGRQVIVTTHHPEVVKYGGRENILLLRRDGEGYSSISRPSERAELEVFLESMGIDELYVQNLL; from the coding sequence ATGAAGATTTCAGGAATTTCCCTCAGGAACTTCAAGAGTTTCCAGGCCGCATCGGCCGTCTTCGGCCCCTTCTCCGTGATCATCGGCCCGAATGCCGCCGGCAAGTCGAACTTTGTCGACGCCTTCACCTTCCTCTCCGACTGCGCACGCGAGGGCTTTGCCAATGCCGTCTCCCTCCAGGGGGGCGGGGAGTATATCAGGAACCTCCGCGCTCCTCCCGGCGAGACGACCGGGATCTCGGTCTCCCTCGACGCCGCCGCCGACCCGGCGCGGGTCCGCTTTTTCCGGGACGGTGGCCGGGTGATCGAGGCCGCGGCCCTGCGGGGCAGCTATGAGATCACCCTCGCCTGCGCCGGGGGCGGCTGCACGGTGGCCGAGGAGCGGATCACGGCGTCGTGCGTCTATACGGTCGTGGACGGCGACGGCCGCCCCTCGTCCCCGGGAGAGGGGGAGATCACCCTGGTCAGGTCGGTCGACGGTGCGGTCGGTTGCACGGTGACGCCGCCCGGCCTCGCGCCTGAACCCGAGTGCACCCCCCTGATGCCGGCCAGGCTCGCCCCTGACGAGTCGATCCTGGAGAGCCCCGCGATCTACCCGACCTTCTCGCCCCTGGTCTCCCGCCTCGGGGGCTTCTTCCGCGATATCGGCCACTACGACCTCGACCCCCGCCTGGCAAAGAGGGCCGCCGAGATCCCGGGCCGTGCCGAACTCGAAAGGGACGGGCGCAACCTCGCCCTGGTGCTCAGGGCGATCCTCGCGGACCCGGAGAAGAAACGCCGCGCCTGGTCGTTCATCCGCGACCTCCTCCCCTTCATCGAGGAGATCAGGGTCGACGCCGTCGCCGAACGCTCTCTCATCGCCACGGTGAAGGAGGAGTACACCGCCGGCGCCGCAGTCCCCTCTTTCCTCCTTTCGGACGGGACGATCAACCTCACCGCCCTTGTCATCATCCTCTATTTCGAGGAGAAACCGGTGATCATCATCGAGGAACCGGAGAGGAACATCCACCCCCACCTGATCGCGAAACTCGTCACCATGATGCAGGACGTCGCCTGCCAGATGGGCCGGCAGGTGATCGTCACTACCCACCACCCCGAGGTGGTGAAGTACGGCGGCAGGGAGAACATTCTCCTCCTCAGGAGGGATGGGGAGGGCTACTCGTCCATCTCCCGCCCCTCAGAACGCGCCGAGCTCGAGGTCTTCCTGGAGAGCATGGGGATCGACGAACTCTATGTCCAGAACCTCCTCTGA
- a CDS encoding adenylyltransferase/cytidyltransferase family protein has protein sequence MRRIVATGTFDILHPGHLFYLEESKKLGDELHVIVARDVNVRHKPKPIIPEEQRLAMVAALKPVDHARLGDQTDLFAPIRAIDPDVITLGFNQFFKEEDLEWALREHGLRARVVRIGRYEGPLSSSSQIVGRILAERGHP, from the coding sequence ATGAGGCGGATCGTCGCCACCGGCACCTTCGACATCCTCCACCCCGGACACCTCTTCTACCTGGAGGAGTCGAAGAAACTCGGCGACGAACTCCACGTGATCGTGGCGCGGGACGTCAATGTCCGCCACAAGCCAAAGCCCATCATACCGGAGGAGCAGCGCCTCGCGATGGTGGCGGCCCTGAAGCCTGTCGACCATGCCCGCCTCGGCGACCAGACCGATCTGTTCGCCCCTATCAGGGCGATCGATCCCGACGTGATCACCCTCGGCTTCAACCAGTTCTTCAAGGAGGAGGACCTTGAGTGGGCCCTGCGGGAGCACGGCCTGCGGGCCCGCGTGGTGCGGATCGGCCGGTACGAGGGGCCTCTCTCCTCCTCGTCCCAGATCGTCGGGCGCATCCTTGCCGAGCGGGGCCATCCCTGA
- a CDS encoding PHP domain-containing protein: protein MLRCDLHIHTRYSRDGESSVEDILRQAEAVGLDAVAITDHDTVEGALHALQCRTSVIVIPGTEISTKQGHLLALGVTKAFPKGMDFFEAVHRTREAGAVLILPHPYHMWRHGVGLKLKAGPALVDAIEVFNSRYIMGTANRKAAMVARDLGKPAVGGSDAHQARFVGYGYTLVNADRNLDAILEAIRTGKTAAGGRMTPLRSYTTQSLKSSWKKIQARIPK, encoded by the coding sequence ATGCTGAGATGTGATCTGCACATCCATACCAGATATTCCCGTGACGGCGAGAGCAGCGTCGAGGATATACTGAGACAGGCCGAGGCCGTCGGGCTCGACGCGGTTGCGATCACCGACCACGACACCGTGGAGGGGGCCCTCCATGCCCTCCAGTGCCGGACGTCCGTGATCGTCATACCCGGGACGGAGATCTCGACAAAACAGGGACACCTCCTTGCCCTCGGCGTCACAAAAGCCTTCCCGAAGGGCATGGACTTTTTTGAGGCCGTCCACCGCACCCGTGAGGCCGGCGCCGTCCTCATCCTCCCCCACCCCTACCATATGTGGCGCCACGGCGTCGGCCTGAAACTCAAGGCCGGTCCGGCCCTCGTCGACGCCATCGAGGTCTTCAACAGCCGGTACATCATGGGGACCGCGAACAGGAAGGCGGCAATGGTTGCTCGCGACCTCGGAAAACCCGCGGTTGGAGGGAGCGACGCACACCAGGCCCGTTTTGTCGGCTACGGCTACACCCTCGTCAATGCTGACCGCAACCTCGACGCCATCCTTGAGGCGATCCGCACCGGGAAGACCGCGGCAGGCGGGAGGATGACCCCGCTCCGCTCATATACCACCCAGTCCTTGAAGAGTTCCTGGAAGAAGATTCAGGCCAGGATCCCGAAATGA